The sequence below is a genomic window from Colletotrichum destructivum chromosome 4, complete sequence.
CCAGCCAAGCAAGCTAGCAGGGCCTATCTCTGAGGGCCTCTAGAGTGCCACTTGTATGCATTACAACCTCAAATTCAACAGGTGAACTGTACGTCTTTTAAATGTTGTATGTGTAACTTAGAAGAACCTGCTAACTATTAGCCTTTGCAGTGCCACAGGGGATACTTCCTGCTGCCATTATGAAATAACCCACTATTATGTGGCCAGATCTATCTAGTTAATGCCAAGGTACGTACGTTGCTAAGGCAGTTCCTCGTAAGGTTGCACACTATCTGTCCACCTGTCACGTGCATGACTGTGGCCACCATTTTTGAAAGCTCTGGCCGGTGCATTTGGTGCTTGTGACGACGACATAACCAGCTTACCATGCTGTCAGCGACCGCTTGCAAGCCCATGCCTGGAGTTTTTTGCCAACAGCCAACAGGTTAGAGACAcaaggaggggagagagtACAGAGGATAGCCACAGGAAGTATTCCATTTGTATCATTGCCATCAGTCCACCCAGGCATTTTCAGATCACCCCAGGCTCTGTTAGATAATTACGGTTATACTAGTGTTCGAGCCTAATTTATAAGACCTTCACTTATGTTATGATACCTCTATTTACCTAGGTGCATGTACTCTCAAACCCTTTCCTTCTTGTATGATTAGTCCTAGGGAGGAAAGGTTACTTGAAGATACATTTTCTATATTTCATGCTTACAAGACAATTTGAGATCTAAAGGGGATAGAGAAAATGATAAATGATACCTCTTTACAAGCCGTCCTTCTATGTCCTGTAGTTCCAGCTATGTGACGTATCTTACGAGGAAATATCGTGTACCTTGTAGCTAGGTACCCGAGTCTAAGTTGGCTTTACTTTGTTGGACTGGACTCTCATGAGCAGGCCAGCGGATCTCTGTCCTTGGGTTTACAAGATAGTTCTGAGTTGAGATGTTACATGAAGAGGAGATTCTGGACATAGAGAAACAAGCTACTGAAATGCCACCTTCTCTGCTGGGTCCAAAGAGTAACTGGTAAGTAAGAATTGGATACATGTGGAATCCGGTTCGCCAACACTATCTCACAGGTTGTATAGAATATGAGTCAGAGTAcccacttcctggccccTCCAGAATGAGGGTATTCTCACCAACACCAGCGTGTTCAATCGATTATTGATTACCTCTAGATGCTATCACAATACAATTTCTCAGCTTCACTAGAGTTATCAGAGTTGTTGGGTTCATCTGCGTCATTTTCTTTCTCGTCAGCCCCAGTTTGCGCCTGCTGGATGGAATCCCGTGAGGCTAAAGCCAAAGAAACAACAGCGGTCTGTCGGTGTTTAATCCAAACGGGGAGGGTCAGCATCAAGTATTGCCATTTTATTTTGATGAATTTTGCGTCGATTTACATTTAGCTCCAAGAACCTGTTTTCTCTGTTGGCGCGGGGCCATGCGTAGCGTCAAGGACCAGATCCATCCGGTAGTTGTCGAAACGAGGGAGAAAGGGCGAGTTCGAGAGAGACGAGGAGGGATCGACCAACCTTATCAAATGCAAAATCATTGAAAAGACGGCAAGAAACAAGTGTTCCAGCTCCTATCCAAAGAGCATATAATAGCGGCAGTGTTTGTTTTAGGAAAATATGTCGGTGATTGTTGTCTTCAAGTCCTTCACATGAGTCGCGGAAATCCTCCAGGCTTCCTCGCCTGCCCAGAGATTAGGAGTACAAGCACGCCGGCCAGCTAAAAAGCCCTAACTACACCTTGGCATGATAACAATTTGAAACCAGGTTTCCTTTCAAGTGCAGCAAGAGTTCTGgtgacctcctcctcccgccccaGGTGCAGACCACCTGGGACTCAACAAGACACATAGGTCATGTAGGATGACTCGGCAAAGACCTGGTAAACCACCGTTACCCACAATTACCAGCAAGCAGACTGTATACAAGTCTCTGGCTACAAAGTATTGCTGAGATATTGCTTATCTGGACCCAAAAGGCAACCAAGAGTTAGATTTACTAGTTGTCTCATGTTCGTGAAGAAACCCAGAGACTCGAAGGATATCGCCTTGCACCTCCACTTTTCTGCCGGGATCTCTGTGTGCTGCCATCAGTCTACCAATCTCACTTGATACTTCTACATACCACAGGGCGCTTCAAAATGTCCAAGAATGAGAATCTTGGACTAATCATATGACTTCTTCAGCAAATCAACACAGAAAGCGCTCCAAGGAGTTGGCGTGTCTATTACCAAGCACCAGTCTCGATAACAGCACCAAAACCATGACATAACAGGCTGATTGGAACACGAACAGATAAAGATAGGCACCCGCCGGTTGGCTCATGCAGCCAAGAATTCCTGTGAGACCCCACAACGCCCGGGGATGCCCTGGCTGACGAGGGACGGTGGCGCAGCAGCTCTCCCTTGTCCCTTTTACAGTGAGGATTGACGAATAACGCAACGTCGCTGCGTCACAGGGGGCTGGCGGCACAGCCAAACAGCTTCCCGAACGGCTCCAGCTTGTTTGGTCACTGGTGTAGAACCCCcggcctccctccctctctccctccccgtACGCGTCTCTAAGTTACCCCCTCGTTCCGCCCGCGTACGACGACCATTAGGCAACAGCTAAACGGTACAGCTAAACCCGGCTTGTCCGTCATGGTGCCTGTAGCTAGCTATgaaggtaggtaggtagcttAGCTATGTCGAGCTATCTGGCCTGAGGCTTGAGACTCCCCCCCGCCGCTCAGCTTACTCTTGGCTGCCGCCAGCCTTCCTACAACCTCATATCAAGGGACCCATCGTCAATCTCTCTCCACCCCAAACCATCTTGTCTCCTCTAGACTTCAAGACTCGAACACACAAAGAGTGAAGAAGGTCACGATGTCCCATCCACCCATGCCTCGTCACGACATCTGGAGCCCGGACGCGTTCCGGAACCCGGCGTTCGTGCCCCCATCGGCCGCGGCAAGCCTCCCCCGCCGCACGCATCCTCACATCAGcgcacctcctcctcctccgcctccctcCCGTCTTACACCTCTTAAGTCGGAgcccggcaacggcggcggcggcggtgatggcgtCACCAAGGAGTTCTTTAAGCACAGCAGCGCGAAGCGCGTCAACACGGACGCCGTCATCACAAAGGCCCTCAAGGAACAGTACCCgcacctcgagctcgtcgtggTGCCCGAGATGCTCGGCTACGgcaacgactgcaacctcctcggcttcgcccagGCCGGCAACGCCACCTTCGAGCCCATCGAGGACGTGGGCGGCGCGCTGCCCTCGTCGCTCGAGTGGCTCGTCTACctgccgcccgcccgccgcctggACGGCGaccgcggcggcctcgccaaCGCGCCCATCTACGGCAAATACCTGTACAAGTGGCAGGGCCACGAGTTCATCGTctacctcgtcgacggccgcgacggcaccggcgcGTACCCGCCCATCAAGAACTACTacgtcctggccgccgactCGTACTACGCCGACCAGCTcgtgctcgccgccggcaagtGGAGCAGCGACCTGCACGAGGAGGTCTGGGTCTACGACGAGGGCTACTGGCAGAAGAGCCGCGAGCTGTTCGAGAGCATCCGCAACGCCTCCTGGGACAgcgtcatcctcgacgaaGACATGAagcaggccctcgtcgaggaccaCCTGTCCTTCTTCAACTCGCGCGACACGTACCAGAACCTGCGCGTGCCGTGGAAGCGCGGCCTCATCTACTACGGCCCGCCGGGCAACGGCAAGACCATCTCCATCAAGGCCACCATGAACATGCTGTACGGCCGCGGCATCCCGACCCTGTACGTGCGGACCCTGGTGTCGTACATGGGGCCCGAGTACTCCATCAAGCAGATCTTTGGCAAGGCCCGCGAGTACGCCCCCTGCTATCTCGTGCTGGAGGACCTTGACACCATCATCTCGGAGGGCGTCCGGAGTTACTTCCTCAACGAGATGGACGGCCTCAAGTCCAACGAcggcatcttcatcatcggcagCACGAACCACCTTGACCGCCTCGACCCGGGCATTGCTGTGAGTTCCATCCCTCCCGTCCTCCGTACCCcatgccccccctcccctgaTGGCCATGAACCAGGAAAACGGTGTTTGGGGACAGACAGGCAACTAATCACATCACCAGAAACGCCCGTCGCGCTTCGACCGCAAGTACCTCTTCCCGGACCCCAACCTCGAGCAGCGCGTCGCCTACTGCCACTTctggcagaagaagctgcGGTCCAACAAGGACATCGAGTTCCCCGACAAGCTATGCGACGCCGTGGCCGGCATCACGGACAAGTTCAGCTTCGCCTACATCCAGGaggccttcgtcgccgccctgctcgcTATCGCGCGCCAGTcggacggcagcagcagcggcaagaAGCGCGAGAGCGCCCGGCCGGCGCTGacggagcagctcgacgacgactggctcggcgtcgtggacgcGTCCGGGGACGAGGACTTGAAGAAGCTGGTGCTGTGGGTCGAGATCAAGAAGCAGATCGAGATCCTGCGCGAGGGCATGGAGCAGGAGACGGCCACGTCGGCGTGATGCTGATGTGTGTTTTGAAGTGGTCTAGGCTCGGGCGATGATGGTCATCCATAAGTCTTGATAACGGCACCACCATCTGAACTGAACTGTATGATAGTATGGTAATGGATAATGAAAACGAATGATCAAACGATTCGGAACCGCGGATGTCTTAAGAAGGGCATGGTGTCACAAACCAGATGAGAGGGCCGATACACCCGCAGGGCCAAATGACAAGGCGCCCCCGTGGCTGATCAGCCGCCTGGAGGAAGAAAAACTCGATGCGCAGCGAGACCGAGAGGACCAGAAGTTCAGAGGCCGGGTCGAACTGAAACTTTAGCCGCTGGAGCAGGCCGTGAAATCCGTCAAGCGGGCGAAACGCCAGCGTCATATCGGCTACGTCGGAtgcgaggagggagaggtaGATGAGAAAGTTGAGGACGAGTTGCGAGCGTGCATCTGGACGATTTGGTCTGTCAGCCTGCGCCGTCCGGAAACCAAGAAATAGCGAAGACTCACGACGGCCCCAGAAGCCCCTCGGGTCCTGGGCCGTGATGCTGCTCACAACGCCCGAGAAACCCTCAACTCGTCCACGGTGTCGCAGAGGCTGGACGACAGGCCGGCCTTTGGGGTCTTGGTGGCGGGGCTCAGTAGTGCTTTTTGCGTTGGTTACTAGAAGAATTCCATGGAGAAACCGGGTCTGACAGACACTCGCTCTTGTTGTAAGACTCCAGGGCGTTGACTGGCGGTCATAACGAAAGGTTCTGGGGCAGCAGCATCTGCCAGACACGAAGCTTCCCTCGTCAGATGATTAGACGCTGGTAACGCTTCGTTTGCCCGGTAAGTGACGGCGGAAGAAGCAGACGAGGAACTTGACTGGTCCTGGATGCGTGAACTATAATGTACGGATAATGAGTCTGACGACAACTTATCAGCTACAGTCGGTCAACGAACGAAGAGTTGGCTGATCTTGACCATCTGGAGAAAACAACCTGTAGTTTTCCGGCAGTAGACTAATCGTCGCTTCGTTGTCCGGCTCCCACTTAGTTAAACTCGCGAAGCTTAGAAACAAATAACTGCTTTGGTAATGTGGCACTTCTTCAGCCTTATTGTTGCATGTACATTGACATTGATGACCTGACTGGGTTGAAACGGAGTTGAAATTTGAGGTATTTATTCGCTAATGAGAAGGCGGGACGAGTTGGAACCCTTTTGTCTTCCCAAGATTCCGACAGATGTACCACTAACAAAGAGATCTCCCGCCCTTTGCTATCTCTGTATAAACCGTAACTGTAAAACTTCTGTGAGAAGTCTGACCACGTTTACGAATTTGGTGAGAGCGAGCCGGGGAAAAGGCAGAAACTAGGATGGGAGAGATTTTAGCTTACACTAAGCTGTCCATGAATTTATTGGTTTTAAATGTTCGACTCTCACTTGGTATGAGGACACTCCGAACGAGGCGAGACGGACACTTAGCAGACGCAGTTACCAGGGATGCACGGAACAATTTCACGTCCACACTGCTAAGTCAGCTCACTTCTTTCAAGGGAAAATTCATCCATACCTTGATGGCACAGTCTTGGGCCTCGCCAATCGTGCATAAAGTGCTCTGAGGAGCGGCCATAGCGGCCGAGACAACAGCGAAGACGACAAAAAAGTTGAGCCGCATGATGGTTTTTTTTTATAAGAATTTAGAAAGACGATTGTAGTTGAGTATGCCAAGTAGAGGTAGGATGTCTTTGTCTGTCTATTTAACTTAAAAATCAAGAAAAGGTAGATCTGCTTTAGCTGAACAACAGAAATTCATCTCCAGAAGACTGGCTTTATACGTAGGGATCAGTCCCTCTGCTTGTATGGAGACTTGTTGAATAGCTTCGTCTCCTTCTTTATTTACATGAAACCTTGATGTATAGTAATCAACATGATTCGAGTTTAACTTTAGTGTTTGAGACTAACGAAGCTCCTCTGTGACATCGCCCGTTTCGTAGCCTACACGAGTATTCTTCACCAGCTTTCTAACCCCAACATCATGAGTATGTGATCTTTAGATAGGGCTTGAATCAAGCTACACAATTTTACAAAGACCTTCACGCAGCCTACTGCTTATAAGAAAACCCGTAGCAGTCTCTGCGCCGATGGCCAGAGCACCCATACAAACGGGATCGATAGGCAATATCTCTAGTAAGAGCTCTTCGTATGCCTGTACCCGCCAACTTGACAAAACTGGTAATCTAATTTTAATTGCCATGCTGAAAGATTACTGAACAGATCCTACTCAAACGCTCCTTTCGCTACTCTTTGTTAGTGGAACTGATACGGAGCGCCGGAAGACAGGGGTAAGGCACCGAGCCCATGACTCGAAAACTTCATAACCAAGGCTGGTCCAGGAGCGTGAGGACGTTGTGGTTATGCTTAATGTGTATGTAGATGTTGGGTTTAGATGACAGAAGTTTGTGAGGAAAAGCATCAGAGAACCGAGAAATGGAATGACTGACGCCCTTTTCGACGACCCCCGTACTTCTCTTTCCACGCTGATGTCGCCGTCAAGAACGCTGGGTCTCACTAGGACCGTTGCGCGTCATTGTTGTGACCCTCAACGACAGGCTGTTTAGAGGTACCTCGCTGCCACCCTGGCATCGCCAAGAACACTGGAAACTGGGCTTGTGCGCCCATGGACAACTTCGGCCTTGACAAGGGGGTTGCCGAAGTATCTGTTGCTTTAATGGTCCGAAGTAGCTCTACGTATGTGAGAGACTGACTCCGGCGCATAACCAGGCAGCGTCTTTGACTCGCTGGACCGGCTTGTGCAAGGCTGAAAAGACTACTGCCTGGTCgtgagctgctgctgttgga
It includes:
- a CDS encoding Putative ATPase, AAA-type, core, P-loop containing nucleoside triphosphate hydrolase, with product MSHPPMPRHDIWSPDAFRNPAFVPPSAAASLPRRTHPHISAPPPPPPPSRLTPLKSEPGNGGGGGDGVTKEFFKHSSAKRVNTDAVITKALKEQYPHLELVVVPEMLGYGNDCNLLGFAQAGNATFEPIEDVGGALPSSLEWLVYLPPARRLDGDRGGLANAPIYGKYLYKWQGHEFIVYLVDGRDGTGAYPPIKNYYVLAADSYYADQLVLAAGKWSSDLHEEVWVYDEGYWQKSRELFESIRNASWDSVILDEDMKQALVEDHLSFFNSRDTYQNLRVPWKRGLIYYGPPGNGKTISIKATMNMLYGRGIPTLYVRTLVSYMGPEYSIKQIFGKAREYAPCYLVLEDLDTIISEGVRSYFLNEMDGLKSNDGIFIIGSTNHLDRLDPGIAKRPSRFDRKYLFPDPNLEQRVAYCHFWQKKLRSNKDIEFPDKLCDAVAGITDKFSFAYIQEAFVAALLAIARQSDGSSSGKKRESARPALTEQLDDDWLGVVDASGDEDLKKLVLWVEIKKQIEILREGMEQETATSA